The proteins below are encoded in one region of Streptomyces roseirectus:
- a CDS encoding dihydrolipoamide acetyltransferase family protein: MLTALHRLLPAAPVTARRPARPVPAGTRTVRTFQLPDLGEGLTEAEVLEWKVAVGDEITHDQTVAEVETAKSLVALPSPYAGTVTALHCRAGDTVEVGAPLLSISETRPADDESGAVLTGYGTGRTSVLSERRTAHDTLPVLPEQRAAHDTLPALPRTQLPPTPAPLDPAAEKYLRTHRDTPAVTIWADADATPLLATREETGIGLLPQLAHACLAALAKHPELNARVDTDRAQALRLPYVNLGFAAQTAHGLVVPVVRDADALSLEALAAELARLTALARRDALPAEHRTGGTFTLNNYGPLGVDGATPLLNHPQTAMLSVGRLTDRPWAVDGRAEIRKVAHFSLTFDHRVCDGGTAAGFLRHVIDTATGSDTATGSGA, from the coding sequence GTGTTGACGGCCCTGCACCGGCTCCTGCCCGCCGCCCCCGTGACCGCACGGCGCCCCGCCCGGCCCGTTCCGGCCGGCACCCGCACCGTCCGCACCTTCCAACTCCCCGACCTCGGCGAGGGGTTGACCGAGGCCGAGGTGCTGGAGTGGAAGGTCGCCGTCGGCGACGAGATCACCCACGACCAGACCGTCGCCGAGGTCGAGACCGCGAAGTCCCTCGTGGCCCTGCCCAGCCCCTACGCCGGCACGGTCACCGCCCTGCACTGCCGCGCGGGCGACACCGTCGAGGTCGGCGCGCCCCTGCTGTCGATCTCGGAGACGCGGCCGGCGGACGACGAGTCGGGCGCCGTCCTCACCGGGTACGGAACCGGCCGGACGAGTGTGCTGTCCGAACGGCGTACCGCGCACGACACCCTGCCGGTGCTGCCCGAGCAGCGTGCCGCGCACGACACCCTCCCCGCCCTCCCGCGCACCCAACTCCCCCCGACCCCCGCCCCCTTGGACCCCGCGGCCGAGAAATACCTCCGCACCCACCGCGACACCCCCGCCGTCACCATCTGGGCCGACGCCGACGCCACCCCCCTCCTCGCCACCCGCGAGGAAACCGGCATCGGCCTGCTGCCCCAACTCGCCCACGCCTGCCTGGCCGCCCTCGCGAAACACCCCGAACTCAACGCCCGCGTCGACACCGACCGCGCCCAGGCGCTCCGACTCCCGTACGTCAACCTGGGGTTCGCCGCGCAGACCGCGCACGGCCTGGTCGTCCCCGTCGTCCGCGACGCCGACGCCCTCTCCCTGGAGGCCCTGGCGGCGGAACTCGCCCGCCTCACCGCCCTCGCCCGCCGCGACGCGCTCCCGGCCGAACACCGCACGGGCGGCACGTTCACGCTGAACAACTACGGCCCGCTCGGCGTCGACGGCGCGACCCCGCTCCTCAACCACCCCCAGACGGCGATGCTCTCCGTCGGCCGCCTCACCGACCGGCCCTGGGCGGTCGACGGCCGCGCCGAGATCCGCAAGGTCGCCCACTTCTCCCTGACCTTCGACCACCGCGTCTGCGACGGAGGAACGGCGGCGGGCTTCCTGCGGCACGTCATCGACACGGCGACCGGAAGCGACACGGCGACCGGAAGCGGGGCCTGA